A region of the Carya illinoinensis cultivar Pawnee chromosome 16, C.illinoinensisPawnee_v1, whole genome shotgun sequence genome:
ATTAATCGATCATCTTCATGTCAAAAGACTACTCATctaaagttttttgaaaattattattttatatatatatagatatctcaTACTATTATAGTAGTCTTTGAGCAAAAGATTTCAACACTACAACAGTTGTTGCTAGCTATTTCTAgcgaaaatgactattttctattaaaattatgagtctttttttttttttatcgtaaATAGTCATTGTCGTCACATATAATCTGTCAcaaattgtcatttttcttgtagtgtcacAAGGTGTTTAATTGGTCGATATGGATCAGTTAGCTTACTTTGGTAATGGGTACGTAAGAATTCCATTCCGAGATTTATTAGTTTTGTATTAACATTTGGACAGCTTCGTAGTAACCATGGGATAGACTTTCAAGCATCCCACTAGCACCATCTCaagataaatgatttttttttttttaatatcattctAGATGTTGTCAGTTTCAAATACATTAATAGCTAACATATCATATTTTGAGTGGTTGTTAATTTAATTAAGTGGTTGATATatgaaacaatttaaaatataattgatcTAGACTGCATGACTAAAAATGCCGTGCGCGCAACCAATGGAAATAGTAGATGATAATGGAGAAACATGCATGCTGATCATAGAATCCAAGCAACTTAGGCACAACATTTCCTATACGCTTAATTATGATTTTTCCCCGGTAAGTACTACTCATgattccatgcatgcatgagttTTAATTCTCATGATAGTTCAAATATTTCTCTAGCTACCAAAGGGCAGCATATTAGCTAGAGTACTACATCATAATCAAACGAAATAAAAACATTAACATAGAAACAAAGAGCAATATTAATGGATCATATATACGTcatttctctcccatttcaCATGATCGATACAGACACAATCATCTTATTTACTTAGCTTATTGAATTTCAACGATCAACGAGGTTTAATTACTGGCTTAATTACTTCTACTGGCCAAAGTTGTTTAGAAAACTATCAGCTAGCTCTTGACCAATGCTAACAGCAGACTTTGTATCCAAATGCAAATGATCTGGTAATAGGGTTAAGCCCATGGCATCAACACGCACAACATTCTTCAGATTTATATTCAGTTGAGCATCTCTTACATTTCTTAGGAAGTTTCCTTCTCCAGCAGAAATTACAACCtgcaaaaaatatgtatatatatgtttagaacttttataatgatttgcaaagatgcattatatatatatacatataaatatatatatatatatatatatatgttgcatgTACTCTAACCAATTTGTGAAAGGAGAAATGAATTAGCCACAAAAAGCTtccgttagattgtaaagtcaattttattataaGCTACATatatctaacgtatcatatatgGTATGAAACTATGTCAGTCtataagtttaaaaccatatataaaattaagaaactttacacaaacatattgaactaagaaagtaataaataaagaaaagaaaataccaaGATAATAGGGAGGTCAGGAGACTGGAGATCTTGTCGAACATCATTGAAGAACTTTTCCAGCCTTCCCTTATAGAGCATGGAGTCTTGCTCTCCACAATCACTCTCTCCTTGATACCAAAGCAGTGCGCCAATATTTCCACTAGTACTTTCCCTTGCAACTTTTGCCCTACCCACCAACTGATTGTATAGTATAGTACCCTTTTGCCACTCTTCTATCTTTGTTCCTCCTACTGCGCAAGGGACCAGACCAATCACTCCAAAGTTTGGACGTTTTGCCAATATTTGGTTGGAAAAGGGCATGCCTGGTCCCACCCCGCAGGTCTTTGAATTATCAATTTCCTTATGAAGAGGCTCACTAGCTATCCCCCAAGTCTGGTTTAAATATAGTGTGAGGATGTTGGGAGTGGAAGTGCATTGTGGAGGAACTTGTCCATCCCACTCGAGCAAGTTGGTTTTGGTGTCATTGTAAACGCCTCCACGTCCAGCCATGTTGCTTTGTCCTGCTAAAAGGAATATGTTGTTGGGTTTGAGCTCTTGGGGCTTAACATCACATTGAACAAATATGCAGAAGATGAAGTGAAGAAACATcctgttttcttgtcttttagATGTTGCAGGAGTGTGATAGTTGTGCAGTGATGGAAGAGAAGCAAGCTGcatcttatatttatatgaCTTGGAAATCCATTTTAGGTGGCATACAGAGTGTATGATTTGTTTCTAGCCCTCAACTCTCTaaccaagaaaacaaattaCTAGTACTCAATATCAGGAGTTTTCGACCACCAAAAAGATAGCATGTTCGCTTgtcttgtgatttttttattttaatttaggaaaatggttgagacattattttttactacATTGTTCTACCCATTGGGGCTATTCTTGTAAATatagtactccttttgtcacGCCACGTACCATGGGAACCTTTTAACCCAAATCCATAATAATAAGAAAGCTTAAATACAATATTTCCTAAAAAAACcaagaacttaaaaaaattctttcaaagtaaaataaactaaactctACTGCACAGTCTCTAAAATCTCACCAATCAACCTATGCCACTTGACACTTATCTTACATTTATCTTATAATCTTGTCACATGCCATCTATTCCAACTGTTACAACTATCAAAGTCATCtgataaaaaaatagtgaagatAAACAGGTGAGTCCATCAACTCAAAGTGTGTAAACAGGAGCAAGAAGGTACATAATgtagattaaaaaagaatatcaaaatAACAAAGCGATATTTCGTAAACATGTATTTACAATAACAATATAAACAAATGACTTTTGATATAAACATACCTGAAACAACGTCATAACATAATTACAAAGATCATGTTTAAAGCAGTAACTATCACGAAGTGCAAGAAACGATAAATTAGTTGATGGAagtaataatgaataaattagtagCAACTACCAAAAAGTGCACGAGACGAGAAGCACGATAAATAGGTAATCAAGTGGCAAGAATATGAAGGCATTATTAcgacctttcttcttcttcttcttcttcttcttttaaataGGAGTGAGGGGTTTCGAACTAGGTTTTTTATTTGCATAATTGTGTCATATGTCATCAAGTCATTAAGCTTTTGATATATTATTACACCTTTTTTTGGCTAATTATGCCTCTCTCATATTTGATTGGTGAGATTGGTGAGTGCTGTATGGCTATCAAGACATATATATGGCCGACATAATTTGGACAAgataaatgatttgtataatttGAAAGGCATATGCAGGacttgtatctagcattactcatagacttcatttatttttttaaatagagtgcATGGAACTTGCACACTCTAGTTAggattgtatctaacattactctaaaAATTGATTCTGGGTAAACAGTCCATGTAAGTACTCTTAGAAGAAAAGAATCGAAGAAAGTTATATTGATTATAACCTTGGGGAGTGGCTTCTAAACACATATGGAgccaaattttaatttaattttttggtatTATTACGATAATTTCCTTTTGGTTAAAATAAATTAGCACCTAACAATTGGTACAGAGCATTTGATGTTCACAACTTTCTTAGGGAATTAATGACTTCCATGATATAAcaataatcaaattttacaaatactGAAAACTGGTTTGTTTTCTCAGTTATAGAGATGAGGCTAAAAATAAAGTTTAGGTACTATCTTTTCAGTGGTCGAAAATTCTTGATATTGAGTGCTAGTTTGTTTTCTTGGTTAGGGAGTTGAGGGCTAGAAACAAATCGTACACTCTGTATGCCACCTAAAATGGAGTTCCAAGTCATATAAATTTAAGACGTAGCCAGCTTCTCTTCCATCATTGCACAACCATTACCCCTACAATatctaaaagaaaagaaaaaaggatgtTTCTTTTCGTCATCTTCTTTGTACTTGTTACTCATGTTGGATATTTTATGCCGACTGGAGAGCTCAAACCCAAAAACAGATTCGACTACAATAAATTCGGCCTTTTCCCAAGGGGGAAATTCATGGCAAAAAGTAAACTTTTTGTGGGAAAAACCATTTTCGCACAAAATATTATCGTGGGAAGCTCGTGGTGTAAAACTTGCCGCGAAAAGTATTATAGCCCATAAAGGTTTAATTCGTGGCCAATACCTACATTTTCCCATGACACATCTCACAGTAAGAGGTGATGAAGCTCGTTGCAAAAGCATGTCCATTTTGTTTTTGCTCATGGGAATAGGAGCAATTACCATGAGAGGTACTGGTGGATATCAGTATTATCCACTAGAACATTTGTGGGAAAAAGCTTctcctaacaaaaaaaaaaaaaaaatgtcttcatagcaaatactaaaataattcagaaaaaaaaaattgtaaaagcaaaaaaaaaaaatgagtctgAGCCAAAAATGATCATAAAACATTGTCTAATATAAACTAAAAAGTCATATACAAACCTCTAAGATTCAAATTGACAGCAATAAAAATTCCTAAAAAAAACCAGTTAATTGTAGTAACATGTTTACAAGAAAAACCTTGCTGCCCATGTAATCCAATCCAACACAAATGTAGATATTTTATCCACTTGAGTTCAACACAATAAATAACATAACTATGGaatcataaatcaaattcaCATATCATTGGACTAGTCTGCTAAATAACTGGAGATCTTTCTTTAATCCACAAGACCCAGTTCAAGTCAGATGGAAGGACTCTCTTCTAGGATTAAAGGTATTCAAAACAGAGCTAGGCTAGGCTGAATGAGGGAAGGAATATAGAAGACTGAATTGAGTGTATTGAGTCAAGTTTAGTAAAACAGAATTATAGGTGAGGGGATGAGAACCATGTAGGCTTGATTTGTATGACCATGATATATTGTAcaataaatcattcaaaaagtGGAGATTTAGACTTTCAGAAAAGATagcttcattttttaaatacacatgCTCAAATTTATCAACTTGAAAACTCATAAATGCACAACAGCCCGAAAATAcccccacacacacacttcAAGCAAAAGCAACCACACCTTCCGGAAATTAAAACAACCCAACCAGCCATGCATCCTAGCCTAAACAACCACATATAATAGCCCAATTCACATTATAACAACCACATATAATAGCTCAATTCACATTGACTTGGCATTAATTATGAAAGCAGTTTCTAGTT
Encoded here:
- the LOC122298871 gene encoding probable carbohydrate esterase At4g34215, with amino-acid sequence MQLASLPSLHNYHTPATSKRQENRMFLHFIFCIFVQCDVKPQELKPNNIFLLAGQSNMAGRGGVYNDTKTNLLEWDGQVPPQCTSTPNILTLYLNQTWGIASEPLHKEIDNSKTCGVGPGMPFSNQILAKRPNFGVIGLVPCAVGGTKIEEWQKGTILYNQLVGRAKVARESTSGNIGALLWYQGESDCGEQDSMLYKGRLEKFFNDVRQDLQSPDLPIILVVISAGEGNFLRNVRDAQLNINLKNVVRVDAMGLTLLPDHLHLDTKSAVSIGQELADSFLNNFGQ